The following nucleotide sequence is from Nocardioides eburneiflavus.
ATGCGACCGGTGTCCACGTGCAGGCCCGCGAGGAGCTCGGCGGTCTGGGAGGTCGCGGTCAGGGTGTGGCGACCGAGCCGGGCCAGTGGCGACCACTCGGTGTGCCAGGCGCCGTCCGGTCGCTCGTCGACCGCGGTGGCCGCGGCGAGGTGGAGCTGGGCGGCCAGACCGGGGGTCGTGAGGGCGGCGCGCCGGACCAGCACGGCCAGGACGGGGTTGGCCTTCTGGGGCATGGTCGAGGACCCGCCGCGGCCTTCAACGGCGGGCTCGGCGAGCTCGGCGATCTCGGGGCGGGCGAGCACCAGCACGTCGGCGGCGATCCGGCCGCAGGCGTCGGTGGCGCGGACGAGCGAGTCCGCGACCCGGGTCAGCGGAGCGCGGTTGGTGTGCCACGGCGGGGCGTGGGGGAGGGCGAGCCGGTCGGCGAGGTCCGCCGCCAGGGCCACCGCGTCGCCCCCGCCCACGGCGAGTCGCAGCAGCTCGGCAGACGCGGCCAGGGTGCCGGCAGCGCCGCCCACCTGCGCGGGAAGGCGGTCCCGCGCGTCGACGAGGTCGTCCCGCGCGTCGAGGACGCCGTGCAACCACTGGGCCGCCTTGAGCCCGAAGGTGATCGGCACCGCGTGCTGGGTCAGGGTGCGGCCGGCCATCGGGTCCGAACGGTGTCGCTCGGCCAGGGCGG
It contains:
- a CDS encoding lyase family protein, producing the protein MADLLWPGDHRAGDHLTDAAVVRAALRVESAWLAALVAAGVAPSAAQVDVEPLAARLDLQALAVASEAGGNVVIPLLADVRERLAGPHPEAARWLHRGLTSQDVLDTALVLALRDAVDAVLTRLDEQVAALAALAERHRSDPMAGRTLTQHAVPITFGLKAAQWLHGVLDARDDLVDARDRLPAQVGGAAGTLAASAELLRLAVGGGDAVALAADLADRLALPHAPPWHTNRAPLTRVADSLVRATDACGRIAADVLVLARPEIAELAEPAVEGRGGSSTMPQKANPVLAVLVRRAALTTPGLAAQLHLAAATAVDERPDGAWHTEWSPLARLGRHTLTATSQTAELLAGLHVDTGRMARLVQAAGSGLLAEQRSLTGLVDGAATDDFDPTHYLGSTDALIDLLLARAASGGRHP